Proteins encoded by one window of Fischerella sp. PCC 9605:
- a CDS encoding aldo/keto reductase, which translates to MNTNATQISTHFAIGGDLLVHRLGYGAMRLTGQPGNFGPYSDWEGGQKLLGRAVELGINFIDTAEAYGPGFNEELIASALSPYSKDVVIATKGGINKPTPDDIRADGSPKNLRRGCEASLQRLKVERIDLYQLHRPDPKVPLTESVGMLATLKEEGKIRHVGLSNVTIEQIEQARQIVPIASVQNRFSISDRNNEDVLDYCTKHGIAFIPYGSLGAHPLKQGAPLAIAQGILAEIANSHGVKPNQIALAWLLHRANNIILIPGTTTISHLEENIAASAIKLTRDEIEALNQMQTV; encoded by the coding sequence ATGAATACAAATGCCACACAAATATCTACTCATTTTGCCATTGGAGGCGATTTGTTAGTTCATCGTCTCGGTTACGGTGCAATGCGATTGACTGGACAACCTGGGAATTTTGGCCCTTATTCAGATTGGGAAGGTGGTCAAAAACTCCTGGGTCGTGCAGTGGAATTAGGTATTAATTTTATTGATACGGCTGAAGCCTACGGGCCTGGTTTCAATGAAGAATTAATTGCTTCTGCACTTTCCCCTTACTCAAAAGATGTAGTCATTGCGACTAAAGGCGGTATTAATAAACCTACACCGGATGATATTCGCGCTGACGGAAGCCCGAAGAATTTGCGGCGGGGTTGTGAAGCAAGCTTGCAAAGGCTGAAGGTAGAGCGCATTGATTTATACCAATTGCATCGTCCTGACCCAAAAGTACCCTTGACGGAATCAGTAGGGATGCTAGCGACTTTGAAAGAAGAAGGTAAAATTCGTCACGTGGGACTATCTAACGTCACAATTGAGCAAATTGAACAAGCGCGACAGATAGTTCCAATTGCTTCTGTGCAAAATCGCTTCAGCATTAGCGATCGCAATAATGAAGACGTGCTGGATTACTGCACCAAACACGGGATTGCATTTATCCCTTACGGTTCACTTGGCGCACATCCTCTTAAGCAAGGCGCACCACTGGCGATCGCTCAAGGCATTTTAGCAGAAATTGCTAATAGTCACGGTGTAAAACCAAATCAAATTGCTTTGGCGTGGTTGCTACACCGTGCTAACAATATCATTTTAATTCCGGGAACAACAACCATTTCCCACCTCGAAGAAAATATTGCAGCGTCTGCAATCAAGCTGACTAGAGACGAAATTGAAGCTTTAAATCAGATGCAAACAGTTTGA
- a CDS encoding TetR/AcrR family transcriptional regulator, whose product MPKVVGKTTAKLQSRGRGRPRSDEAHQSILQAAYELVMEVGFTELTIEGVAARAGVGKPTIYRRWSSKARLVMDAFLAATNPELSFPNTGEVKEDIRLQMQKLVKIMNSPRGQVIATLIGGGQTDPEMIEAFVANWLSPRRKDCTQVIKKGIQRGEIRSDIDIEAVIDALYSPLFYRLLLKHAPLTEEFVDELINLIMPGLGGIDNS is encoded by the coding sequence ATGCCAAAAGTAGTAGGAAAAACAACGGCAAAACTTCAGTCACGGGGTAGAGGACGACCGCGTTCGGATGAAGCGCATCAAAGCATATTGCAAGCTGCTTACGAATTAGTGATGGAAGTGGGATTTACAGAATTGACGATCGAAGGAGTTGCGGCGCGTGCAGGTGTGGGTAAACCAACAATTTACCGACGTTGGTCTAGTAAAGCACGTTTGGTGATGGATGCTTTTTTGGCTGCAACTAATCCAGAACTCTCTTTTCCCAATACAGGGGAAGTAAAGGAAGATATTCGCTTGCAAATGCAAAAATTAGTCAAAATTATGAACAGTCCACGGGGACAAGTAATTGCAACGCTGATAGGTGGAGGACAAACAGACCCTGAAATGATAGAAGCGTTTGTAGCTAATTGGTTATCACCACGTCGTAAAGATTGCACTCAGGTGATTAAAAAAGGTATACAACGCGGGGAAATACGCTCTGATATTGATATTGAAGCGGTAATTGATGCACTTTACAGTCCCCTGTTTTATCGTCTTTTGTTGAAACATGCACCTTTGACTGAAGAATTTGTTGATGAGTTGATTAATTTAATCATGCCAGGACTAGGTGGAATTGATAATAGTTAA
- a CDS encoding carboxymuconolactone decarboxylase family protein codes for MEFTIYTLETAPEASKKALRHAKETFGFIPNLEGICAEAPALLKGGMTLWDLFSTTSFSPVEQQVIYLTANYENECDYCMAAHSGLAKMVGMSTEDIDVLRSGEPLQDPKLQDSATLLSEWCKLVVG; via the coding sequence ATGGAATTCACCATTTATACTTTAGAAACTGCACCTGAAGCATCAAAAAAAGCTCTGCGTCATGCCAAGGAAACATTTGGTTTCATTCCCAATCTAGAGGGCATCTGCGCTGAAGCTCCTGCACTTTTAAAGGGTGGTATGACTCTGTGGGATCTTTTCAGCACAACCAGCTTTAGCCCTGTTGAACAGCAGGTAATCTACCTGACAGCAAATTATGAAAATGAGTGTGATTACTGCATGGCAGCACACTCAGGCTTGGCAAAAATGGTTGGCATGTCAACCGAGGATATAGATGTCTTACGAAGTGGTGAACCCCTACAAGATCCAAAGCTACAGGACTCCGCTACTTTACTCAGCGAATGGTGCAAGCTCGTGGTTGGGTAA
- a CDS encoding carboxymuconolactone decarboxylase family protein: protein MVQARGWVTDEEIETFMNAGYTKQQVLEVILGIAVKVIHNYTNHIAQTPLDKEFKHYTWSKPTM from the coding sequence ATGGTGCAAGCTCGTGGTTGGGTAACTGACGAAGAAATCGAGACATTTATGAATGCTGGTTACACAAAACAGCAGGTTCTAGAGGTGATTCTTGGTATCGCTGTGAAAGTTATCCACAACTACACTAATCACATTGCTCAAACGCCACTCGATAAAGAGTTTAAACATTACACTTGGTCAAAACCCACTATGTAG
- a CDS encoding nuclear transport factor 2 family protein: MELLDRDKIASVEKEIHEFIHSWGEGWSPREEAPEFQRERFTPFYLQTKELLAFDFTDAQSRTVFKGSKIHADTWEKFVRNFRYWTFTPVVESIRVYPHADNAAVTLYVDNYGKTNDGKEFKARAHATLLLEKHNGKWVIVHENIWGPVNE, translated from the coding sequence ATGGAACTTCTAGATCGAGACAAAATTGCAAGTGTAGAAAAAGAAATTCATGAATTTATTCACAGTTGGGGCGAAGGGTGGAGTCCGCGAGAAGAAGCGCCAGAATTCCAACGCGAAAGATTCACTCCGTTTTATCTCCAAACCAAAGAACTGCTTGCATTTGACTTTACAGATGCTCAATCCCGCACAGTTTTCAAAGGTTCAAAAATTCATGCTGACACCTGGGAAAAATTTGTTCGTAACTTTCGATATTGGACTTTCACACCAGTAGTGGAAAGTATTCGAGTGTATCCACATGCAGACAATGCCGCAGTGACGCTTTATGTTGATAATTACGGCAAGACAAACGATGGAAAAGAATTCAAAGCGCGTGCTCACGCAACATTACTGTTAGAAAAACACAATGGCAAGTGGGTGATTGTGCATGAAAACATTTGGGGCCCAGTAAACGAATAA
- a CDS encoding Uma2 family endonuclease produces the protein MTTTTPKQLLTFEQFLEQDLDEEGRYELVNGEIVRILPTRQHDNIAEYISDSFKDEVKRLKLNYRVSGRIMVRTLTSDGKEQGRHPDVSVVDKTLWDSNLAAYSALLEPLQLAVEVVSTNWEDDYIDKLDEYQRLGIPEYWIVDYLAVASRSYLGNPKVPTIFVYLLDKNGVYQCKPYRGSDRIVSQTFSELALTAEQVLKS, from the coding sequence ATGACTACAACCACACCCAAGCAACTATTAACTTTTGAGCAATTCCTAGAGCAAGACCTTGATGAAGAAGGTCGCTATGAGCTTGTTAACGGAGAAATTGTGAGGATATTACCAACAAGACAACACGATAACATAGCTGAGTATATTTCAGACTCATTCAAAGACGAGGTAAAACGTCTCAAGCTAAACTACAGAGTTTCAGGCAGAATTATGGTTAGGACACTCACCTCAGATGGTAAAGAACAAGGTCGTCATCCTGATGTGAGTGTTGTAGACAAGACTCTTTGGGATTCAAACCTTGCTGCTTATTCGGCGCTGCTGGAACCCCTCCAACTAGCTGTAGAGGTTGTGTCTACTAATTGGGAAGATGACTACATTGATAAGCTGGATGAATACCAGCGGCTGGGTATTCCTGAATATTGGATTGTAGATTATTTAGCAGTTGCTAGTCGTAGTTATTTAGGCAACCCGAAAGTCCCAACAATCTTTGTTTACTTGCTGGATAAAAATGGAGTCTACCAGTGTAAACCTTATCGTGGTAGCGATCGCATTGTCTCGCAGACTTTCTCAGAATTGGCGCTGACAGCAGAGCAAGTGTTAAAATCCTAA
- a CDS encoding N-acetylmuramoyl-L-alanine amidase, with translation MKFGIDIGHNCPPDTGARGIKFEDNLTLDVGNRVIAKLKALGHQVVECKPARASSVSESLRKRCATANANKVDTFVSIHFNAFNRQANGTEVFAVSDTGRRIAKPVLDEIVKLGFFNRGVKNGSHLFVLKNTDMPAILVEGCFVDSQKDMNLYNPEAMANAIVKGLTGQLPSTPVNPIEDEEQNPDTTTLRFQKALNRLKITDKNGKPLVENGTNDATTKSAIEKFQSITGIQQTGIAGDTTWNAINQILAKRIIRVNHAGGVVVRYLQYRLGVDIDGIYGPQTEAAMKKFQQQNGLTADGIVGPATWQKLIG, from the coding sequence ATGAAATTTGGAATAGATATCGGCCATAATTGTCCTCCCGATACCGGAGCTAGAGGGATAAAATTTGAGGATAATTTGACCTTAGATGTAGGTAACAGAGTTATAGCCAAATTAAAAGCTTTAGGGCATCAAGTCGTAGAATGCAAGCCAGCTAGAGCCTCATCAGTAAGCGAATCGCTCCGAAAAAGATGCGCTACAGCTAATGCTAACAAAGTAGATACTTTTGTATCTATTCATTTTAATGCCTTTAATCGTCAGGCGAATGGTACGGAAGTATTTGCAGTTAGCGATACAGGCAGAAGAATTGCCAAACCTGTATTAGATGAAATTGTCAAATTAGGCTTTTTTAATCGCGGTGTTAAAAACGGCAGTCATTTATTTGTCCTCAAAAATACAGATATGCCTGCGATTTTGGTAGAAGGCTGTTTTGTCGATTCGCAAAAAGACATGAATCTGTATAATCCAGAGGCAATGGCAAATGCGATCGTCAAAGGTTTAACTGGTCAATTACCTAGTACTCCTGTTAATCCCATAGAGGATGAAGAACAAAATCCAGATACAACAACCTTGAGATTTCAGAAAGCTTTAAATAGACTCAAAATAACTGATAAAAATGGTAAACCTTTGGTAGAGAATGGCACAAACGATGCCACAACAAAATCTGCAATCGAAAAATTTCAGAGTATCACAGGCATTCAACAAACAGGAATTGCTGGAGACACTACATGGAATGCAATTAATCAGATTTTAGCGAAAAGAATTATTAGAGTAAATCATGCGGGTGGTGTAGTAGTCAGATACTTACAATACCGTTTAGGAGTTGACATTGACGGCATCTATGGTCCTCAGACAGAGGCAGCAATGAAGAAATTTCAACAGCAAAATGGTTTAACAGCTGAT
- the pgr5 gene encoding cyclic electron transport protein PGR5 yields MFATFIVLTRNYLGQAKFNQLRGKLIAWHTQTITSFCNHLGIDRTTRQNLIRLAHANGKRLGLLS; encoded by the coding sequence ATGTTTGCAACATTCATTGTTTTAACTCGTAATTATCTCGGTCAGGCAAAATTCAATCAACTACGTGGCAAATTAATTGCATGGCACACCCAGACGATTACTAGCTTTTGTAATCACTTAGGAATTGACCGTACTACTCGTCAAAATCTCATCCGTTTGGCTCATGCCAATGGTAAGCGATTGGGTTTACTTTCTTAA
- a CDS encoding eIF2A-related protein, translated as MELHKQRRRRGVILSLQGWKKLQEARHQAEILENDGARFTLEELSDRTQLAPFTVSKVLAREEGVDKQTLDYFFRGFGLELAKSDYVKAGNGEVGTDSPHPPISPSPQHQDWGETVDVSIFFGRAEELSKLGYWIVNDRCRLIALLGMGGVGKTTLAVKLAQQIQAQFEFVVWRSLRNSPPLRELLSNLLQFFADGQPVNLSENLGDVTRQVATPVLISQFMAHLRSHRCLIVLDNAESILASGDQCGHFQAGYEDYGQLLQQAGETAHQSCVILTSREKPQQIAALEGETLPVRSFQLSGLSVIAALELVKTKSFFYGSDAQWQDLIHHYTGNPLALKIIATTIGELFNGDVAEFLAQGTTVFGSICDLLSQQFHRLSTLEKDLMYWLAINREPVTMAELRSDLVLPVSSMKLLEALESLARRNLIEKKSLLQPPVQFTLQPVVMEFVTDYLIQQVAEEIVEWESGRITTNKQQPTTNNQPPTTTNQQLIFNSHALIKAIAKDYIRLAQTKLILEPVIEQLLLSLRSKQAIETRLVQILNDLREHSLSKSSSTPNPEPGYAGGNIINLLSHLQTDLTGYDFSHLTIWQAYLQDTPLVQVNFACADLSQSVFAKTFSTAMCAAFSPDGKALATTHTDGYLRLWDVASSHLLISYQGHLGIIWGVSFSPDGSTLATGGEDGTIKLWDVSSGQCLQTLQGHKGGVRTVVFAPDGNILISCSTDSTIRVWDISTGKCTKVLQGHTNGVWSVALLPIPPNSPLNKGGHRAIVASGSDDNTVKIWDITTGRCIKTLQGHTDWIRSVAFSKQGLLASSSLDQTIRLWDLDKGMCVGILKGHTHGVFTVCFIGEGNILASCSIDRTVRLWDVATQQCVKTLQGHTNAIYVNAVNPEGTLLATGSDDFSIKLWDITTGECVRTFKGRHNWFSSVVFSPIPSNSLGEIIASGGEDTIVRLWNVETLHVTSLRGHTDFIFAVTFSPDGRSLASGSADQTIRLWDVKTGLCTKVLHGHAGMVTGVTFSPDGCILASSSYDRTVKLWDVATGQLLHTFPEHITISTAFSPDGKKLAVGSFDDTVRIWDLETKQCCQTFKGHDSWVWWVAFSPDGLTLATGSSADRTVRLWDIRTGECLHILRGHQEWIWAIAFSPDGSTLVSCSSDGTIKLWDVATGDCIATLTGHNTWVMSVDFSSDGKMLVSGDGNAVIKLWDVQTKECIKNLRAERLYENMNIYGVTGLTEAQKSTLLELGAVEGLLG; from the coding sequence ATGGAACTGCACAAGCAAAGACGCAGACGTGGTGTAATCCTCAGCCTGCAAGGATGGAAAAAGCTACAGGAAGCTAGGCATCAGGCAGAGATTCTAGAAAATGATGGAGCCAGATTTACTCTGGAAGAATTGAGCGATCGCACTCAACTTGCCCCCTTTACTGTCTCCAAGGTTTTGGCACGGGAAGAAGGAGTTGATAAGCAAACCCTTGACTACTTCTTTAGAGGTTTTGGGTTAGAGTTAGCGAAAAGTGATTACGTGAAAGCAGGAAATGGGGAGGTGGGGACAGACTCACCCCATCCCCCAATCTCCCCATCACCCCAACATCAAGACTGGGGCGAAACTGTTGATGTCTCCATTTTTTTTGGTCGCGCAGAGGAACTAAGCAAGTTAGGGTATTGGATTGTTAACGATCGCTGTCGGCTGATTGCTTTGCTAGGAATGGGTGGAGTTGGCAAGACAACACTTGCGGTGAAACTAGCACAGCAAATTCAGGCACAATTCGAGTTTGTAGTATGGCGGAGTCTCCGCAATAGTCCACCATTGAGAGAATTGTTGAGCAACTTGCTTCAGTTCTTCGCCGATGGTCAACCCGTGAATTTATCGGAAAATTTAGGGGATGTGACAAGACAAGTTGCTACACCTGTGTTGATTTCCCAATTTATGGCACACTTGCGATCGCACCGCTGTTTGATCGTACTAGATAATGCAGAATCGATTTTGGCAAGTGGCGACCAATGCGGACATTTCCAAGCTGGATATGAAGACTACGGACAATTATTGCAGCAAGCAGGAGAAACAGCCCATCAAAGCTGCGTAATACTGACAAGTCGGGAAAAACCTCAACAAATTGCAGCTTTAGAAGGCGAAACTTTACCAGTCCGGTCATTCCAATTATCAGGCTTGAGTGTAATCGCTGCCCTTGAGTTGGTAAAAACCAAGAGTTTTTTCTACGGTTCGGATGCACAATGGCAAGACTTGATTCATCACTACACAGGCAATCCTCTAGCGCTGAAAATTATTGCTACTACAATTGGCGAGCTATTTAATGGTGATGTTGCGGAATTTCTCGCTCAAGGTACTACAGTATTTGGTAGTATTTGTGACTTATTATCACAGCAATTTCATCGCCTTTCCACACTCGAAAAAGACTTAATGTACTGGCTGGCAATCAATCGAGAACCAGTCACTATGGCGGAGTTGCGTAGCGATTTGGTATTGCCTGTATCATCAATGAAACTACTAGAGGCGCTAGAGTCACTGGCGAGGCGAAATCTGATCGAAAAAAAATCACTTCTCCAACCCCCGGTACAATTCACCCTCCAACCTGTAGTGATGGAATTTGTCACAGATTATTTAATTCAGCAGGTGGCTGAGGAGATTGTGGAGTGGGAGAGTGGGAGAATAACAACCAACAAACAACAACCAACCACCAACAACCAACCACCAACAACCACCAACCAACAACTGATATTTAACAGCCATGCTTTGATCAAAGCGATCGCTAAAGATTATATCCGCCTTGCCCAAACGAAACTCATTCTTGAACCTGTAATTGAACAACTGTTATTGTCACTGCGAAGCAAACAAGCAATCGAAACTCGACTCGTTCAGATTCTCAATGATTTACGAGAGCATTCTCTAAGCAAAAGCTCCTCCACTCCTAACCCAGAACCTGGCTATGCAGGGGGTAACATAATTAACCTACTGTCTCACCTGCAAACAGACTTGACGGGTTATGACTTCTCGCATCTGACAATTTGGCAGGCATACCTCCAGGATACTCCTCTGGTGCAAGTTAACTTTGCTTGTGCTGACCTATCTCAATCGGTGTTTGCCAAAACCTTTTCAACAGCCATGTGTGCGGCGTTCAGTCCGGATGGCAAAGCTTTAGCAACAACTCATACAGATGGTTATCTGCGTTTGTGGGATGTCGCTAGCAGTCATCTGCTAATCAGCTATCAGGGACATTTGGGTATTATTTGGGGAGTGAGTTTTAGTCCAGATGGTAGCACTCTCGCCACAGGGGGAGAAGATGGCACAATTAAGCTTTGGGATGTCAGCAGTGGTCAGTGCTTGCAAACTCTGCAAGGTCATAAAGGTGGAGTTCGTACTGTTGTGTTTGCGCCTGATGGTAACATTTTGATTAGTTGTAGCACCGACTCAACCATCAGAGTTTGGGATATAAGCACGGGGAAATGCACTAAAGTGTTGCAAGGACACACCAATGGAGTCTGGTCTGTGGCTTTACTCCCGATTCCCCCTAATTCCCCCCTTAATAAGGGAGGACATAGGGCGATCGTTGCCAGTGGCAGCGACGACAATACAGTTAAAATCTGGGATATTACTACTGGTCGCTGTATCAAAACTTTGCAAGGACATACTGATTGGATCAGGAGTGTCGCATTTAGTAAACAAGGATTGCTTGCCAGTAGCAGTTTAGACCAAACTATCAGGCTTTGGGATTTAGACAAGGGTATGTGTGTTGGTATCCTGAAAGGACACACGCATGGAGTATTTACAGTCTGTTTTATTGGTGAGGGAAATATTCTGGCTAGCTGTAGTATTGATCGGACGGTGCGACTGTGGGATGTTGCTACTCAACAATGTGTGAAAACCTTGCAAGGGCATACAAATGCAATTTACGTAAATGCCGTCAACCCCGAAGGAACCTTGCTCGCTACTGGTAGTGATGATTTCTCGATTAAGCTATGGGATATTACTACTGGGGAGTGTGTGAGAACATTCAAAGGCAGACACAACTGGTTTTCATCCGTTGTTTTTAGTCCAATTCCCTCCAACTCGCTAGGTGAAATCATCGCTAGTGGCGGCGAAGACACAATCGTTAGATTATGGAATGTAGAGACGTTACATGTAACGTCTCTACGCGGACACACAGATTTTATCTTTGCAGTCACCTTTAGTCCTGACGGTCGAAGCTTGGCTAGTGGTAGCGCCGACCAAACAATTCGACTTTGGGATGTAAAAACAGGACTGTGTACCAAAGTCTTGCATGGACACGCCGGGATGGTGACAGGCGTAACTTTTAGTCCAGATGGTTGTATTCTAGCCAGCAGTAGCTATGACCGCACAGTGAAACTGTGGGACGTTGCAACAGGTCAACTCCTGCACACTTTTCCAGAACACATTACGATCTCAACTGCTTTTAGCCCAGATGGTAAAAAACTGGCAGTGGGCAGTTTTGATGATACAGTCAGGATATGGGATTTAGAAACAAAACAGTGCTGTCAAACCTTCAAAGGACACGACAGTTGGGTTTGGTGGGTTGCCTTTAGTCCAGATGGTCTGACCCTCGCCACTGGTAGTAGTGCCGATCGCACTGTGAGGCTATGGGATATTCGCACAGGCGAGTGTCTTCATATACTGCGGGGACATCAAGAATGGATTTGGGCGATCGCTTTTAGTCCCGATGGTAGTACTCTTGTCAGTTGTAGCAGTGACGGCACGATCAAACTCTGGGACGTAGCAACGGGTGATTGCATTGCTACCTTAACAGGACATAACACCTGGGTAATGTCCGTTGACTTTAGTTCTGATGGTAAAATGCTGGTGAGTGGTGATGGCAATGCTGTCATCAAGTTATGGGATGTACAGACAAAAGAGTGTATCAAGAATTTGAGAGCAGAACGCCTTTATGAAAACATGAATATTTACGGTGTCACAGGTTTGACCGAGGCGCAGAAATCAACTTTGCTAGAACTGGGTGCAGTGGAGGGGTTATTAGGGTAG
- a CDS encoding TetR/AcrR family transcriptional regulator, whose amino-acid sequence MASQTNQIYDRILETASELFYQKGIQHVGINEVIAASNVAKRTFYKYFPSKDQLILEVMRYREKQWLQWFQKAVEERGKKAKEKLLATFDVLGEWYAQPDFRGCPFINAVLEIADANHPAHHVSVSLREAIRTHIMKLALEAGIRNPEAFSQQYLLLIGGASLMATIEGTPAGAKHARQALSILIDGS is encoded by the coding sequence ATGGCATCACAGACTAACCAAATCTACGATCGCATCCTGGAAACTGCCTCTGAGCTTTTCTACCAGAAGGGGATTCAGCACGTCGGAATTAACGAGGTAATAGCTGCGTCAAACGTTGCAAAACGGACGTTTTATAAGTACTTTCCCTCAAAAGACCAACTCATTTTAGAAGTGATGCGCTATCGCGAGAAGCAGTGGTTGCAGTGGTTTCAGAAAGCTGTTGAGGAGCGAGGAAAAAAAGCTAAAGAAAAGCTACTTGCTACGTTTGATGTGCTGGGCGAGTGGTATGCTCAACCAGACTTTCGGGGGTGTCCATTCATTAATGCAGTCCTGGAAATTGCCGATGCAAATCATCCAGCCCATCATGTTTCTGTCTCGTTGCGTGAGGCAATCCGCACTCACATTATGAAACTAGCACTCGAAGCGGGGATTCGTAATCCAGAGGCATTCTCTCAGCAGTACTTACTGCTAATTGGTGGTGCCAGTCTGATGGCAACAATTGAAGGAACTCCAGCAGGTGCAAAACATGCCCGTCAGGCTTTATCTATTCTCATTGATGGAAGTTAA
- a CDS encoding VOC family protein: protein MSALDISSYHGLVSMRVDHIMLSVPNYEETMQWYQQKLDAIVEKEWIVDQLPDLKLAYLNIRGFRIEIVGSNQPRSGMPDSLTFEEALRTTGIGHFCFRVDDVDVALGELKERGVQTFVEAADYPNVGVRVGFIKDNNGNIIEFSGPLKEAEQKATQ from the coding sequence ATGTCAGCACTTGATATTTCTAGCTACCATGGTTTGGTTTCAATGCGTGTAGACCATATCATGCTGAGCGTACCTAACTATGAAGAAACAATGCAATGGTATCAACAAAAGCTGGATGCAATCGTTGAGAAAGAATGGATTGTAGACCAACTACCAGATTTAAAATTAGCTTATCTCAACATTCGTGGATTCCGTATAGAAATAGTTGGTAGTAACCAGCCACGTTCTGGAATGCCTGATTCATTAACTTTTGAAGAAGCACTACGCACAACAGGAATCGGTCATTTTTGTTTTCGTGTTGATGATGTCGATGTAGCACTTGGCGAATTAAAAGAACGCGGTGTACAAACATTTGTTGAAGCCGCAGATTATCCCAATGTTGGAGTCAGAGTAGGGTTCATTAAAGACAACAACGGAAATATTATCGAGTTTTCAGGGCCGCTCAAAGAAGCTGAACAAAAAGCAACACAATGA